The following are from one region of the Juglans regia cultivar Chandler chromosome 10, Walnut 2.0, whole genome shotgun sequence genome:
- the LOC108979236 gene encoding protein SIEVE ELEMENT OCCLUSION B-like: MANHEILFPENVEQTMNGVLHLISVSSMSDDSLQNLKRLGNFFSHIKRILDLSFSMVDNVLLGTDHPPHQDLERQDLEGYSYNSSDDLLGKLQQISSELAACKAPGGGNELKTTISILNKLSSCSWAEKAVLVIAAFALDYGDFWGLAQLHDSLDHLAESVGITHRVPAMSKRPDLKKCQKVIEVRKLIENTLEVIRSFAELELTSELAEKYYRNILATTTLAKCIPVHVFWAIITVVACTTQMYCLSSDEDKTLELSPLSEKMKRTRNIQETQVEDQFEQQRGEVDKYWVLRELPETPKKIVEAFKTALLSIDVLKNKNVLLFISDVMDISVEEISILKPIFDGIRDKDEPYEIVWIPIVEHWTDDMQAKFDMLQSKMPWYILQGFPPTVADIQIMKNEYCSLKNKPIVVVINPQGEVVHPNALRMIRLFGMKAFPFTAEAEKAIMPEGLRRQNRGRLTMPNSGPRQDSKNYTFKCYGIANTLKAEFTHHLDIIRGYLASNSDPDIRINMKLIEQSNSTGRVELWKGTPGEIVVDDQGTKILNVLENFEQWKADVKDFGFDKCFMECYQTL, encoded by the exons ATGGCCAACCATGAGATCCTTTTTCCAGAAAATGTAGAGCAAACCATGAATGGTGTACTGCACCTTATAAGCGTGTCATCCATGTCCGATGATTCTCTCCAAAACCTTAAACGTTTAGgaaattttttctctcacatcAAACGAATTCTTGACCTTTCGTTCAGTATGGTTGACAATGTTTTACTG GGTACTGATCATCCTCCTCATCAAGACCTGGAGAGACAGGATTTGGAGGGCTACAGCTACAACAGTTCTGATGATCTATTGGGCAAACTCCAGCAAATTTCGTCCGAG CTGGCTGCATGCAAGGCTCCTGGTGGGGGAAATGAACTCAAAACAACAATTTCCATACTAAACAAGCTCTCAAGCTGTTCATGGGCTGAGAAGGCAGTGCTGGTAATTGCGGCTTTTGCTTTGGACTATGGAGATTTCTGGGGCCTTGCGCAGTTACACGACTCTCTGGACCATCTGGCTGAGTCAGTGGGAATCACACACCGTGTACCTGCCATGTCAAAACGCCCAGACCTTAAAAAATGCCAGAAAGTGATTGAGGTGCGCAAGTTGATCGAGAACACGTTGGAAGTAATAAGAAGCTTTGCAGAGTTGGAATTGACATCTGAGTTGGCGGAAAAGTACTACAGAAATATACTTGCAACGACCACTTTAGCAAAATGTATCCCAGTGCATGTCTTTTGGGCTATCATAACTGTTGTTGCTTGCACGACTCAAATGTATTGCCTTAGCAGTGATGA GGACAAGACACTGGAACTATCGCCCTTGTctgagaagatgaagagaaccCGGAACATACAAGAGACGCAGGTAGAAGATCAATTCGAACAACAAAGAG GCGAAGTGGACAAATATTGGGTATTGAGGGAACTTCCAGAAACACCTAAAAAAATTGTGGAGGCTTTCAAGACGGCACTG CTGAGTATCGATGTGCTGAAAAATAAGAatgttttattgttcatttcGGACGTCATGGACATCTCCGTTGAAGAAATCTCGATTTTAAAGCCCATTTTTGATGGGATAAGAGATAAGGATGAACCGTATGAAATTGTATGGATCCCAATAGTGGAGCATTGGACCGATGACATGCAAGCGAAGTTCGACATGTTGCAGTCCAAAATGCCGTGGTACATATTACAGGGTTTTCCACCAACAGTAGCAGACATCCAGATCATGAAGAATGAATATTGCAGCTTAAAGAATAAGCCTATCGTCGTGGTGATAAACCCACAAGGGGAGGTGGTGCATCCAAATGCTCTCCGCATGATTCGGCTATTCGGAATGAAGGCCTTCCCTTTCACGGCGGAAGCTGAAAAAGCGATAATGCCTGAAGGATTGCGTCGTCAAAATAGGGGGAGATTGACCATGCCAAACAGTGGCCCGAGGCAG GATAGCAAGAATTACACTTTCAAGTGCTATGGAATTGCCAACACCTTGAAGGCAGAATTTACTCATCATTTAGATATAATTCGTGGGTATCTGGCTTCAAATAGTGATCCGGACATTCggataaatatgaaattgatTGAACAAAGTAACAGTACTGGACGGGTTGAGCTCTGGAAAGGTACTCCTGGCGAGATAGTAGTTGATGATCAGGGGACAAAAATTCTGAATGTCTTGGAAAATTTTGAGCAGTGGAAAGCAGATGTGAAAGATTTTGGC